One Budorcas taxicolor isolate Tak-1 chromosome 13, Takin1.1, whole genome shotgun sequence DNA window includes the following coding sequences:
- the CRNKL1 gene encoding crooked neck-like protein 1 codes for MAASTAAGKQRIPKVAKVKNKAPAEVQITAEQLLREAKERELELLPPPPQQKITDEEELNDYKLRKRKTFEDNIRKNRTVISNWIKYAQWEESLKEIQRARSIYERALDVDYRNITLWLKYAEMEMKNRQVNHARNIWDRAITTLPRVNQFWYKYTYMEEMLGNVAGARQVFERWMEWRPEEQAWHSYINFELRYKEVDRARTIYERFVLVHPDVKNWIKYARFEEKHGYFAHARKVYERAVEFFGDEHMDEHLYVAFAKFEENQKEFERVRVIYKYALDRISKQEAQELFKNYTIFEKKFGDRRGIEDIIVSKRRFQYEEEVKANPHNYDAWFDYLRLVESDAEAETVREVYERAIANVPPVQEKRHWKRYIYLWINYALYEELEAKDPERTRQVYQASLELIPHKKFTFAKMWLLYAQFEIRQKNLPFARRALGTSIGKCPKNKLFKGYIELELQLREFDRCRKLYEKFLEFGPENCTSWIKFAELETILGDIERARAIYELAISQPRLDMPEVLWKSYIDFEIEQEETERTRNLYRRLLQRTQHVKVWISFAQFELSSGKEGSLAKCRQIYEEANKTMRNCEEKEERLMLLESWRSFEDEFGTASDKERVDKLMPEKVKKRRKVQADDGSDAGWEEYYDYIFPEDAANQPNLKLLAMAKLWKKQQQEKEAGEQDPDGDAAEREAGPSCSY; via the exons TACGGAAGAGGAAG ACTTTCGAAGATAACATAAGAAAAAACAGGACTGTGATTAGTAACTGGATAAAATATGCACAATGGGAAGAGAGTCTAAAGGAGATTCAGAG GGCTCGATCCATATATGAACGCGCCTTGGATGTGGACTACCGAAATATTACACTATGGCTGAAATATGCCGAAATGGAAATGAAGAATCGCCAGGTCAACCACGCCCGGAATATCTGGGACCGAGCCATAACAACTCTGCCTCGAGTCAACCAGTTCTG GTACAAGTACACGTACATGGAGGAGATGCTCGGGAACGTCGCTGGTGCCCGGCAGGTTTTCGAGCGCTGGATGGAGTGGCGGCCCGAGGAGCAGGCCTGGCATTCGTACATCAACTTCGAGCTGAGATACAAGGAGGTGGACCGGGCCCGCACCATCTATGAGCGCT TTGTTCTCGTGcaccctgatgtgaagaactggatTAAGTATGCCCGCTTTGAAGAAAAGCATGGTTACTTCGCCCACGCACGGAAAGTGTATGAGAGGGCTGTCGAGTTCTTCGGGGACGAACACATGGACGAACACCTTTATGTTGCCTTTGCCAAATTTGAGGAAAATCAGAAAGAA TTTGAGAGGGTACGAGTGATCTACAAGTATGCCCTGGATAGAATTTCGAAACAGGAGGCCCAGgaactctttaaaaattataccaTCTTCGAGAAGAAGTTTGGTGACAGGCGGGGCATCGAAGACATCATCGTGAGCAAACGGAGGTTCCAGTATGAGGAGGAGGTGAAG GCTAACCCGCACAACTACGACGCGTGGTTCGATTACCTGCGCTTGGTGGAGAGTGACGCGGAGGCCGAGACGGTGCGGGAAGTGTACGAGCGCGCCATCGCCAACGTGCCGCCCGTGCAGGAGAAGAGGCACTGGAAGCGCTACATCTACTTGTGGATCAACTACGCCCTCTATGAGGAGCTAGAGGCCAAG GATCCCGAGAGGACAAGACAGGTTTACCAAGCCTCTTTGGAACTCATTCCTCATAAAAAG ttCACATTTGCCAAAATGTGGTTACTATATGCACAGtttgaaataagacagaaaaatttACCATTTGCCAGAAGAGCTTTG GGAACGTCCATAGGCAAATGTCCAAAGAACAAATTATTTAAAGGTTACATAGAACTGGAGCTGCAGCTTCGAGAATTTGACAGATGCCGGAAGCTTTATGAAAAGTTCCTGGAATTTGGGCCAGAAAACTGTACCTCTTGGATTAAATTTGCAGAATTAGAGACAATCCTTGGCGATATTGAGCGAGCCCGGGCGATCTACGAGTTAGCCATTAGTCAGCCACGCTTGGACATGCCAGAG GTGCTTTGGAAATCATATATTGATTTTGAAATTGAGCAGGAAGAAACTGAAAGAACACGAAATCTTTACCGAAGATTGCTTCAGCGGACACAGCACGTCAAG GTATGGATCAGTTTTGCACAGTTTGAGTTGTCTTCAGGGAAAGAAGGAAGTTTGGCCAAGTGCAGACAAATTTATGAAGAGGCTAACAAAACCATGCGAAACtgtgaggaaaaggaagagaggctCATGCTGCTGGAGTCGTGGCGAAGCTTTGAGGATGAATTTGGAACAGCGTCGGATAAGGAGAGAGTGGACAAGCTCATGCCCGAGAAGGTCAAGAAGAGGAGAAAGGTCCAGGCTGACGACGGG TCGGATGCAGGCTGGGAAGAATACTATGATTACATCTTTCCGGAAGATGCAGCCAACCAACCCAATCTCAAGCTCCTGGCCATGGCCAAACTGtggaagaagcagcagcaggagaaggaggcTGGAGAGCAGGACCCAGACGGAGACGCTGCTGAGCGAGAAGCTGGGCCCTCCTGTTCGTATTGA